From the Streptomyces sp. NBC_00390 genome, the window CACCATGCGCCGTCGGCGTCCTGCGCGAAGCGGGTGTGCAGGGCGTGGTGCCTCCCGATCAGGTCGCCGAGCGCCGCCCGGAGCGCGTCCACGTCCAGCGTGCCGGTGAAGCCGACCCTGGTCGGGATGTTCCACACCTCGGGGTGGGGTACGGAGTGATGGCCGGCGATGAGCCTGGCCTGCTGATCGCTGACCAGGGTGCGGTCGGTCACCCGGTACGGTCCGTGGCTGCTGGGGCCGCTGTCACGTCCGCCGTCGCCGCCGCCGAGTCTGGCGAGCAACTCGTCCTTGCGCAGGCGTAGTTCATCGAGCAGTTCTTCGGTGAGCACGGACCGGGGCGCGTCATAACGCAGGATGCCGCCCGGAGCGGCGCTGAGCTTCACGTCGCAGGCGGCCAGCCTGGTCAGGAGCGCGTCGATGTCGCTGGTCCCCGTCACAGCTCCCCCTGAACCCTCGGGCTCGGGCTCGGGCTCGCGGCGGGCTCGTCGGCGCCCAGCCGGGCGGCCATGGCGCGCAGCGTCGCATCGGCGAAGAAGTCCGCGAGCGGGAAGTCGACGTCCAGCGTGTCGCGCACGCGGTTGACGAGGCGGATGGCGCTGATCGAATTGCCGCCGAGATCGAAGAAGTTGGCGTCCTCGGGGAAACACGCGACGCCGAGCACGGACTCCCAGGCCTCCCGCAGGGCCTGGGCCACCGGCGGGCTGCCGCCGCCGGCCGGCCCGGCCAAGAGTTCGCCGACCCGCCCGGTGGCTGCGCCGCCCAGGGCGGCCAGCACCTGCTCCAGCTGGTCGAGCAGTCCGCGTACGGTCCCGGCGTCGAAGAGATCCGCGTCGTACCGCACGCGCAGGGCGAGTCCGTCGGCGGTCCGGGTGGCCATGAGCGCCAGTTCCAGCGGGGCCGACGCCGTGCCGACGCCGACCGGTCCGGCCGCGAGCCCCGGCAGGTCGAGCCGGGTCAGGGGCTCGGTGTCGAGGTCCGCCGACACGGTGATCAGCGGGCGCGGGTTGCCCGGGTCCGGGTGGATGCCGGTCAGCAGGGCGTCGAGGTCGACGTACTGGCGCTCGGCGGCGTCGAGCAGGGTGTTCCTGGTGGCCCGTACCGCCTCGGTCAGAGGGGTGGAGTCCGCCAGCGAGGTGCGCAGGGGCAGCAGGGCGACCTCAAAGCCCACGCAGTCGCGGGTGCGTTCGGTCCGGCGGCCGAAGGTGGTGCCGACGATGAACTCGTCCTGCCCCGACCGTTTGCGCAGCACGATCTGCCATGCGGTGAGCAGGGTCGCGAAAAGGGTGACGCCTTGGCGGCCGCTCCACTCCTGCAGCCGTGCGGTGCGCTCCCGTCCGAGCCGTACGGCGACCGCACCGCCCCGGCCCGCGACCGTACGCCGGCGGGGCCGGTCGGTGGGCAGGGCCAGCACCGGCGGCTTGTCACCGATGTGCTCACGCCACCAGGCGAGATCACTGCCGGTCCCGCCCGGTCCGGGATCCCCGCCCGGCTCACCTGCCGGGCGGGTGAACACGGGCTCGCGCTGTTCGGCCGCGGCCCGGTAGAGCTCCTGCAGATCGTCGGCGACGATCCCGGCGGAGTGCGCGTCGGTCACGATGTGGTGCATGCCGAGGAGCAGCACCTGGTCGTCGTCGGCGAGCCGGATCAGCCGGGGCGTGAACAGCGGCCCCTCGGCGAGGTCGTAGGGCCGCTCGGTCTCTTCGCGGTGTGCTGCGGCAAGGACGTCCTCGGCGTCCCGCCCCCGGGCGTCGGTGACGCGCAGCGGGCTGCGCAGACCTGGTCGTACGACCTGGAGCAGCGGTTCGGCGCCGTCCCCGGTGCGGAACACCGTGTGGAGCACGGGATGCCGGGCCACGAGCCCGTCGACGGCGGCCCGCAGGGCGGGGATGTCGAGCGGACCGCGCAGCCGGACGGACTGGATCTCGTTGTACGCGGCCGGGTTCCCGATGAGCCGCGCGGCCAGCCAGAGCCGCCGCTGCGCGGCGGTGGCGCGCACCGCGCGCTCGGGACCGGCGGCGCCCGCCGTGTCGGGCAGGCCCGGCGCAGCCGGGGGCGCGGCGGTGAGCGGGACGCCTCCCGCACCGGGTGTCGTCACAGTCCCGGCGGCTCCTGCCCCACGGAAGCCGTCCGCCGGCTCCGGACGGCCGGGGGCGGAGGCGGTGCCGGTGGGCGGGTTTGCTGTGGGCCCGTGGTAGCGGCGGCGCAGGATGTCCAGTTGTTCCAGGCCGGCCCGCAGTTGCTGCGGCGACATGCCGAAGTCGACCAGGGCCGCGATCTCGTCGACGCCCGCCGCGTGCAGCGCGTCGACCAGCCCGGCACAGCTGTCGGGCGTGCCGATCAGTGCCCGCTGGTCGCAGTAGCGGTCGTACGCCCGCCGGAACAGATAGTCCAGGTCGTCCTCGCTCGCCGTCGCCACGTCCTGCGGGCTGCTGCCGAAGGCCGTGGCGGCGGAGCGCATCTGCAGCGAGGACCGCAGATAGCGGCTCATCGGCTCCAGCGCGTCGGCCCGCGCCGCCGCATGCTCCTCGGCGAGGTAGGTGTGGAGCAGCACCGTGACCCGGCCGGTCTCGGGGTCGAGTCCGTGCTCGGCCCGCACCCGGCGGTAATGCCTGATGTTCTCGGCGAGTTCGTCCACGCTCTGGTTCATGAGGTTGGTGACGATGCCGAGATCGCGCGTGGCGGCCTCGGTGTACGAGGCGCGCCGCCCGGACGTGGCGAGGAACATCGGTGGCATGTCCTGCACCGGCCGGGGCTGGATACGTACATCGCTCTCCCGGCCTTCCCCGGTGCGCCGGCGTACCGATTCGCCGCGCCACAGCCGCCGCACCTCGTCCAGGTGGTCGAAGGCGATCTCCTTGCGTCGCTCGAAGCGGTCCGGGTGGAACACGAAGTCACCCTCGTGCCAGCCCGTGGCGCAGCCCAGCCCGACCCGGCCGCCGGAGAGGTTGTCCGCCATCGACCACTCCTCGGCGACCCGGACCGGATCGTGCAGCGGGAGGACCACGGAGCCGGCGTTCAGCCGGATGCGGCTGGTCTCCCGGGCGAGCGCGGAAGCGAGGACGGCAGGGTTGGGGAACAGGCCGCCGAAGGTGTGGAAGTGGCGTTCGGGCAGCCAGAGCGTGCTGAAGCCCCGGGAGTCGGCGAAGCGCGCGGTTTCGACGAGTGGGCCGTACTTGTCGTCCTCCGGCCGCTCCCCCGCGGCGCCGCCCTGCGCCGTTTCGGGGTAGTCGCCGAAGAAGTAGACACCGAAGTCGGGGGCGTCGGGCCCGCGCCGCCCGGGTCCGGCCGCCTGCCCGCTCCTGCGCGTGGCGGGGAAGAAGCCGGCGCCGCGCAGCTCGCGCAGTGAGTCCTTGACGGCATCGCCGATCCGCTCGATGTCGGAGTCGGTGTGCGCGGTGGAGAGGTAGAAGCTGCGCCACTCCCACACATAGATGCCCCGCAGGAGCAGGTGGTAGTAGAGCAGCTCCATGTCCGCACGGTGGGTGAAGCGGAACATCGAGCCGAAGTGGGCGGCTTCCAGCGGGAATTCCTCGTCCTGGAAGAAGCGGTTCAGCTCGTCCGCGAGCGCGCCGGTGCGCGCGTTCAGCCCCTCCTGGAGGCCCGGTCCCTGCTCCGTGAGATGGGTCAGCACCGCTCTGGCCGCGGCCATCGACACGGGGTGCTGGATGTACGTACCGCCGAAGAACGTGGTCTCGTGCAGCGGCCGGCTGTCGTCGCCGTACTGCCAGCTTCCGCCGTCGATCCCGTCGAGGATGTCCGCCCGCCCGGCGATGGCGCCGATCGGGAAGCCGCTGCCCAGTGCCTTGCCGTAGGTGGCGAGATCGGGCACCACTCCGTAGTGGTGCTGGGCGCCCCGCGGGTGCGGGCGCAGTCCGGTGAGCATCTCGTCGAAGAGGAGCACGATGCCGCGCCGGGTGGTGAGGTCGCGCAGCGCCCGCAGGAACGCGACCGGTCGCAGACCCGGGTTGCGGCACTGGACCGGTTCGACGAGCACGGCGGCGACACGGTCGGCGAGTGCGTCGATGGTCTCCAGGCTCTCCTGGCTGCCGTACTCGAGGACGATCAGCTCGGCGACGGCGCTGTCGGGAATGCCACGGGAGACCGGGATCGCCGGTGCGCCGTCCGGTCCCGGGCGGCCCAGCACGGAGTCGGCATGGCCGTGGTAGGAGCCGCGGAACATGACGATGCGGTCGCGGCCGGTGGCGGCGCGGGCCAGCCGGACCGCCGCGGAGTTCGCCTCGGTTCCGGAACCCGCGAAGGCGACGCGTTCCAGGCCGGTCAGGCCGGCCAGCAGCTCCGCCGCCTCGCCGGTCTCGGTGGAGCGCGGGCCGAGGCGCAGGCCGCCGGCGAGGTGGCGGCGGACCGCCTCCGTCACGAACTCGGGTTCATGGCCGAAGAGCAGGGCGCCGAACCCCATGGTGATGTCGGTGTAGTCGTTGCCGTCCACGTCGGTGAGCCGGGCTCCGCGCGCTGAGCGGGCGGCGAGCGGATACAGCATTTCCTTGGTGCCTCGGCGGAAGCCCACCACGGCACGGCTGTCGGCGAGCACCGGACGGTGCCGTTGGACGAGCTCCTTGGAGGTGCGGGTGCGTGCGGTGTAGCGGCGGATCAGATCCTCGGTGTGGGCGCGCTGCGCGGCGTCGGCGCCGTCGCCTGCCATGCCGGACTCCGCGGGGAGGGTGACATGTGGACCGTGCACCTCGGCGGCGCCGGACACGGGTGTGGCGGCGCGGAGCCGCCTTGCCTCGGCCAGTTGCTCGGTCAGCCGTGAGGACGCCTCGGCCGCCCTGGCCGTCGCCTCGGCGGCGATGTCGGACGCGCTCATCGGCCGGCCGGTCCGCGGCCGTCGGTCAGCAGAGTGACCGCTTCGGAGAGCTGGGCCAGCATCTGCGTCTGTACCTCGGCCAACCGGCGTATCTGACCGGCGAGTTCCTCGACCTCGGCCCGGGTGGCCCAGCCCCCGGAACCGGAGACGGCCGCCGGCTCGTCGGCACTGCCCGAAGATCCGGCCGCCGCACAGTGCCCCGGCGGCTCGGGCGCAGGGGCAGCCGCCTTCCGTGACCCGATCAGGCGTGCTGTCAGCAGGGGTGTGGCCGCCTCCTCCAGCACTTCCCGCAGGGCGAGCTCCACCCCGAACTCCCGCTCCAGCCTGCGCAGCAGACCGATCAGCTGGAGGGAGTCCGCACCGAGGGCGACGAACGACTGCTCGGCCCCGATCTCGTCCGGTGTCCAGCCGAGTTGATCTGCAGTCAGTTCGAGCACCCGCTCCAGCAACGCCTGTTCGTGCAGGACCGGCTGTTCGGGCACACGGGCCCGCTCGGTCCCGCCGGCCTGCTCGGTCCCGCCGGCCTGTTCGGTCATGCCGTCCTGTTCGGTCATGCCGTCCTCCGTGGTGCGGTTGAACACGTCGGGTCGTGGACCGGTCCAGTACGACTGGTGCTGGAACGGATAGGTGGGCAACGGGATCCGGCGGCCGCCGCAGCCGTCCAGCAGGGCGGCCCACTCGATGTCGGCACCCGCGCACCAGAGGCGGGCCACGGCCGCCCAGCAGGTGTCGAGCACGGCGGCGGGCCGCTGGGTGGGCACGGCCACGGAGGCGGGAAGCACCCGGCGCGCCAGCCCGGTCAGCTGCGCGTCCGGACCGATCTCCAGCAGAATCCCGGCGCCGGCCGCCGACGCCGGGTCGAGGGTCCGCAGCACCGCGTGGAAGTCCGCCGTCCGCCGGGCCTGCCGGACGAGGTAGTCCGGGTCGGGCAGCCAGCCGGCGGGCCGGACCGCACCGTCCAGTGCGCTCACGAAGGCCGTGTGCGTGGGCCGCAGGCCGGCCTTGCCGACGGCGTCGCGCAGGTCGCCGAGGACGGGATCGAGCAGCGCGGTGTGAAAGGCCCGTTCGACCGGCAGGAGTTGAGCCGTCTCGCCGTGGTCGGCCAGCCAGGCCCGGGCCGCCGCCACCGGCTCGGGAGCACCCGCCACGACGTGGTGATCGGGGCCGTTCACGACGGCCACTTCGAGCCCCGGTACGTCCCGCAGCAGCCGCCGCACCCGTTCCTCGGACGCGAAGACGGCGATCATGCCGCCGGGTGCGGTGTGCTCCTGCATCAGCCGGCCCCGCCTGCACAGCAGCCGCAGTCCGTCC encodes:
- a CDS encoding MupA/Atu3671 family FMN-dependent luciferase-like monooxygenase — protein: MSASDIAAEATARAAEASSRLTEQLAEARRLRAATPVSGAAEVHGPHVTLPAESGMAGDGADAAQRAHTEDLIRRYTARTRTSKELVQRHRPVLADSRAVVGFRRGTKEMLYPLAARSARGARLTDVDGNDYTDITMGFGALLFGHEPEFVTEAVRRHLAGGLRLGPRSTETGEAAELLAGLTGLERVAFAGSGTEANSAAVRLARAATGRDRIVMFRGSYHGHADSVLGRPGPDGAPAIPVSRGIPDSAVAELIVLEYGSQESLETIDALADRVAAVLVEPVQCRNPGLRPVAFLRALRDLTTRRGIVLLFDEMLTGLRPHPRGAQHHYGVVPDLATYGKALGSGFPIGAIAGRADILDGIDGGSWQYGDDSRPLHETTFFGGTYIQHPVSMAAARAVLTHLTEQGPGLQEGLNARTGALADELNRFFQDEEFPLEAAHFGSMFRFTHRADMELLYYHLLLRGIYVWEWRSFYLSTAHTDSDIERIGDAVKDSLRELRGAGFFPATRRSGQAAGPGRRGPDAPDFGVYFFGDYPETAQGGAAGERPEDDKYGPLVETARFADSRGFSTLWLPERHFHTFGGLFPNPAVLASALARETSRIRLNAGSVVLPLHDPVRVAEEWSMADNLSGGRVGLGCATGWHEGDFVFHPDRFERRKEIAFDHLDEVRRLWRGESVRRRTGEGRESDVRIQPRPVQDMPPMFLATSGRRASYTEAATRDLGIVTNLMNQSVDELAENIRHYRRVRAEHGLDPETGRVTVLLHTYLAEEHAAARADALEPMSRYLRSSLQMRSAATAFGSSPQDVATASEDDLDYLFRRAYDRYCDQRALIGTPDSCAGLVDALHAAGVDEIAALVDFGMSPQQLRAGLEQLDILRRRYHGPTANPPTGTASAPGRPEPADGFRGAGAAGTVTTPGAGGVPLTAAPPAAPGLPDTAGAAGPERAVRATAAQRRLWLAARLIGNPAAYNEIQSVRLRGPLDIPALRAAVDGLVARHPVLHTVFRTGDGAEPLLQVVRPGLRSPLRVTDARGRDAEDVLAAAHREETERPYDLAEGPLFTPRLIRLADDDQVLLLGMHHIVTDAHSAGIVADDLQELYRAAAEQREPVFTRPAGEPGGDPGPGGTGSDLAWWREHIGDKPPVLALPTDRPRRRTVAGRGGAVAVRLGRERTARLQEWSGRQGVTLFATLLTAWQIVLRKRSGQDEFIVGTTFGRRTERTRDCVGFEVALLPLRTSLADSTPLTEAVRATRNTLLDAAERQYVDLDALLTGIHPDPGNPRPLITVSADLDTEPLTRLDLPGLAAGPVGVGTASAPLELALMATRTADGLALRVRYDADLFDAGTVRGLLDQLEQVLAALGGAATGRVGELLAGPAGGGSPPVAQALREAWESVLGVACFPEDANFFDLGGNSISAIRLVNRVRDTLDVDFPLADFFADATLRAMAARLGADEPAASPSPSPRVQGEL